From a region of the uncultured Desulfatiglans sp. genome:
- a CDS encoding Phosphoribosyl-ATP diphosphatase, translating into MANIKEIKRLRGGDLQVTAQANVQIDAEIGQKDHFRMETGFCREIISGWKLNMDWDSIGKRFIELCRLIDRLRSPGGCPWDAKQTVDSIKRYLLEEAYEVVDSVEKGDPQDVCGELGDLLFQIVFMARIESETGAYDVLDVLDGIIEKMIRRHPHVFGEAQVEDAEEVARNWAEIKKHENHGADSAASLLDSVPVHLPALMRAHRMAERASKYGLESGDADSLLDEARKDFRSLEFAVAGGGGFDQAMGDLLFSLAALARVSGVHAEDLLRLSNRRFQEDVERVEGRFKSQGLDLDAVPRERKAEVWQGIRKERV; encoded by the coding sequence TTGGCCAATATCAAGGAAATCAAGCGTTTGCGCGGAGGCGACCTGCAGGTTACCGCACAAGCAAACGTGCAGATTGACGCCGAGATTGGCCAAAAAGACCATTTCCGGATGGAAACGGGGTTCTGCCGGGAAATCATTTCCGGATGGAAGCTAAATATGGATTGGGACAGCATTGGAAAGCGTTTCATCGAACTGTGCCGGCTGATAGACCGGCTGCGCTCGCCCGGCGGGTGCCCGTGGGATGCGAAACAAACGGTGGACAGCATCAAGCGGTATCTCCTCGAAGAGGCCTACGAGGTGGTGGATTCGGTCGAGAAGGGCGATCCGCAGGATGTCTGCGGGGAATTGGGGGATCTCCTCTTTCAGATCGTGTTCATGGCCCGGATCGAATCGGAGACAGGGGCCTATGACGTGCTGGACGTGCTCGACGGGATCATCGAGAAGATGATCCGCCGGCATCCTCATGTCTTCGGCGAAGCGCAAGTGGAGGATGCCGAAGAGGTCGCCCGGAACTGGGCGGAGATCAAGAAGCATGAGAACCATGGGGCCGATTCGGCCGCCTCGCTGCTCGACAGCGTGCCCGTGCACCTTCCGGCTCTCATGAGGGCCCATCGCATGGCGGAGCGCGCTTCGAAATACGGCCTGGAATCGGGGGACGCCGATTCCTTGCTGGATGAGGCCCGGAAGGATTTCCGGTCTCTGGAGTTTGCGGTGGCCGGTGGCGGCGGGTTCGATCAGGCGATGGGCGATCTGCTGTTCTCGTTGGCTGCTCTGGCGAGGGTGAGCGGTGTCCATGCGGAAGACCTCCTGCGCTTGTCGAATCGGAGGTTTCAGGAGGATGTGGAGCGCGTGGAGGGCCGTTTCAAGAGCCAGGGCCTGGATCTCGATGCCGTTCCGAGAGAGAGGAAGGCAGAGGTGTGGCAGGGCATTCGGAAGGAAAGGGTGTGA
- a CDS encoding hypothetical protein (Evidence 5 : Unknown function) — protein MAGHSEGKGVIRVASEEEKRSEEASQMGAGRPFRVFPVYGPAGGSLSIRQSAVQFDHAVGLFQAQRCRSEALEAGRVGAPR, from the coding sequence GTGGCAGGGCATTCGGAAGGAAAGGGTGTGATCCGGGTTGCCTCGGAGGAAGAAAAGCGTTCTGAGGAAGCCTCTCAAATGGGTGCTGGCAGGCCTTTTCGGGTTTTTCCTGTTTACGGCCCTGCAGGTGGCAGCCTTTCGATTCGTCAATCCGCCGTTCAATTCGATCATGCTGTGGGATTATTTCAAGCACAGCGGTGTCGTTCTGAAGCGTTGGAGGCTGGCCGGGTGGGTGCCCCTCGATGA
- a CDS encoding putative 18 kDa antigen 2 (Evidence 3 : Putative function from multiple computational evidences): MLELTVWKNQQLDDLRRDIDRLFDRIWADFGISLLPGEFVRGPAVHMAENATTLIVQVELPGADPDSLRLSVMKNVLLVQGEKPAPFARSAGRDRAVENVFTPFARRIQLPCRVIEDEVEATFADGILRVVLPKQLKARSSSIRITVA; encoded by the coding sequence ATGCTTGAACTGACGGTATGGAAAAACCAGCAACTCGACGACCTCAGAAGAGACATCGACCGCCTCTTCGACCGGATATGGGCGGATTTCGGGATCTCTCTCCTGCCCGGTGAATTCGTCCGCGGACCTGCTGTACACATGGCCGAAAACGCCACCACCTTGATCGTTCAGGTCGAATTGCCGGGCGCCGATCCGGATTCGCTGCGGTTGAGCGTAATGAAAAACGTCCTGCTTGTCCAAGGAGAAAAACCGGCTCCTTTCGCCCGCAGCGCGGGCAGGGATCGAGCCGTTGAAAACGTCTTCACGCCGTTTGCCAGGCGCATCCAATTGCCCTGCCGCGTCATCGAGGATGAGGTCGAGGCCACCTTCGCAGACGGAATCCTACGGGTCGTTTTGCCCAAACAGCTCAAGGCACGCTCATCCAGCATACGTATAACCGTCGCTTGA
- the mtgA gene encoding Monofunctional biosynthetic peptidoglycan transglycosylase → MPRRKKSVLRKPLKWVLAGLFGFFLFTALQVAAFRFVNPPFNSIMLWDYFKHSGVVLKRWRLAGWVPLDEISPHLRRAVLAGEDQRFLMHRGFDWTELSIALKDMAADRGIRGASTISMQAARTVFLWPERSWLRKLLEAYYTVVMEAFWSKERILEVYLNMVDWGRGYAGAESAARGYFNQSAASLTPSQAAAMAAVLPNPHRWSPVKPDHDVVRRIERIRKDMALMPLVNGR, encoded by the coding sequence TTGCCTCGGAGGAAGAAAAGCGTTCTGAGGAAGCCTCTCAAATGGGTGCTGGCAGGCCTTTTCGGGTTTTTCCTGTTTACGGCCCTGCAGGTGGCAGCCTTTCGATTCGTCAATCCGCCGTTCAATTCGATCATGCTGTGGGATTATTTCAAGCACAGCGGTGTCGTTCTGAAGCGTTGGAGGCTGGCCGGGTGGGTGCCCCTCGATGAGATATCCCCGCACCTGCGACGCGCCGTCCTTGCAGGGGAGGATCAGCGTTTTCTGATGCACCGCGGCTTTGATTGGACGGAGCTTTCGATCGCGTTGAAGGACATGGCCGCGGACCGGGGGATCAGGGGAGCCAGCACGATATCCATGCAGGCCGCCAGGACGGTGTTTCTCTGGCCGGAAAGAAGCTGGCTCAGGAAGCTTCTGGAGGCCTACTACACGGTCGTGATGGAGGCCTTCTGGAGCAAGGAGAGGATTCTGGAGGTCTACCTCAACATGGTCGACTGGGGGCGGGGATATGCCGGGGCGGAGAGTGCAGCCAGGGGGTATTTCAACCAATCGGCCGCCAGCCTGACGCCTTCCCAGGCCGCAGCGATGGCAGCTGTTCTGCCCAACCCGCATCGATGGTCTCCCGTCAAGCCGGACCATGATGTCGTTCGGCGCATCGAGCGCATCCGAAAAGACATGGCATTGATGCCGCTGGTGAATGGACGATGA
- the cvpA gene encoding CvpA family protein — protein sequence MNWLDILIIALMGFLLVRGLFRGFFREVGSLAGVVLGLLAAFRFEANLTGLLKGFLPDWPFLSLLSFALIMLAIMVACNVLSLALKAAFKKVFLGWLDRALGVAVAFVKGMVVLYLGMVIINFFVPAASPVVTQSKLYPWVVRSCQFVAGQIPSETYEQWKRKFRGEKWTGGESGEPDRSEAK from the coding sequence ATGAATTGGCTGGACATTCTGATCATAGCGTTGATGGGCTTTCTGTTGGTCAGAGGGCTTTTCCGTGGTTTCTTCCGTGAGGTCGGATCACTCGCGGGGGTCGTGCTTGGGCTCCTCGCCGCCTTTCGGTTCGAGGCGAATCTGACGGGTCTTCTCAAAGGGTTTCTTCCGGACTGGCCTTTTCTCTCTCTGCTGAGTTTCGCCCTGATCATGCTGGCGATCATGGTTGCCTGCAATGTGCTCAGCCTGGCTCTCAAAGCGGCATTCAAGAAGGTTTTCCTCGGCTGGCTCGACCGCGCTCTGGGAGTGGCCGTAGCCTTTGTCAAGGGAATGGTGGTGCTTTATCTCGGTATGGTGATCATCAACTTTTTCGTCCCGGCGGCCTCGCCGGTTGTAACCCAGTCGAAGCTGTATCCCTGGGTCGTCCGGTCTTGCCAGTTCGTGGCAGGGCAGATACCGTCGGAGACCTATGAACAGTGGAAGAGAAAGTTCCGGGGGGAGAAATGGACCGGCGGCGAATCCGGAGAGCCGGACCGGTCCGAAGCGAAATAA
- a CDS encoding PAS domain S-box protein, with product MISLITDWILRMSLKWKLLLPFLILSFIGTTVLVYIGLRSQEKLIKNEELKELARVYQIFLTVIDHRETQALSLATMVAVNPIAEAALALRDREGLYRSFVPLYDELRKNFGIGQFHFHIPPAKSFLRLHMPEESGEMISYRREVIDAMKSGKAVSGLEWGLTGLGIRGVAPVYYAGELAGTVEIGFPFDAPFLDQLKGEWQTDLTVYEKRGEDNYILLATTVKGHAFYDPFPLNGDLRSGWPRMLISPAGAPDRSVLLGTVSDFYGETVALVQIEVDRSAIMRRLEKTRNLMFLVGGVGIILSFALTWLVAYLFVRPIVEIVEDADEIARGRREKRLKIRPSDEMGRLTISLNTMLDSLQARRREIANYARTLERKVQERTADLVSSEEKYRTLVENIPLIVYRLLDDGTTEFLNPYFTEKLGYSIEEAVGNKRFWWEKVCGYTGGPEDDMVRHCWENGAELRVERVIKSRKGEELIFIDHAIPALDEHGNVKWVDGTMVDITELKHLQERTLQTEEIRVLGEISARFAHEIRNPLAIAGGFARRLCNAMSQDDPHYKFAQIIVEEVARLEDILQIILSSIEPFTLTVSRVDLNKSLQHCLDELEESIQVRQIHLETIFDPALESIEGDSDLLHRAFECLLKHAVVSSPRNDSLLVATEKRNGTCVVKISHRAEGLGDEDLEQFFFPRITGKTGSDIKDLPLAKVIIHRHGGKVTVQREIEGRILLRIELPVILPKPRGGKGRQVRSAN from the coding sequence ATGATCTCGCTGATTACCGACTGGATTTTGAGGATGAGCCTGAAATGGAAGCTGTTGCTCCCCTTTCTCATCCTTTCTTTCATCGGCACGACCGTGCTGGTCTACATCGGGCTCAGGTCTCAGGAGAAGCTGATCAAGAACGAGGAGTTGAAAGAGCTCGCGAGGGTCTATCAGATCTTCCTGACGGTTATCGATCACCGTGAGACGCAGGCGCTTTCCCTCGCTACGATGGTCGCTGTCAACCCGATAGCCGAGGCCGCTTTGGCCCTCAGGGACCGGGAGGGGCTCTACCGCTCCTTCGTCCCTCTTTACGATGAACTTCGCAAGAACTTCGGCATCGGGCAGTTCCACTTCCATATCCCGCCCGCGAAATCCTTCCTGCGGCTGCACATGCCGGAGGAGTCCGGGGAGATGATTTCCTACCGGCGTGAGGTCATCGATGCCATGAAATCCGGCAAGGCTGTCTCCGGGCTGGAGTGGGGCCTGACGGGACTCGGGATCCGGGGTGTGGCACCGGTTTATTATGCCGGCGAGCTGGCCGGGACCGTCGAAATCGGATTCCCTTTCGACGCCCCGTTTCTCGATCAGCTGAAGGGCGAATGGCAAACCGATCTCACGGTTTATGAAAAGCGCGGTGAGGACAACTACATCCTTTTGGCGACCACGGTCAAAGGACACGCGTTCTATGACCCGTTCCCCCTGAACGGGGATTTGCGCTCGGGGTGGCCCCGGATGCTGATTTCGCCCGCCGGCGCGCCCGACAGGTCGGTGCTTCTCGGGACTGTCAGTGATTTTTACGGTGAGACGGTGGCCCTGGTGCAGATCGAGGTCGACCGCTCAGCCATCATGCGGCGACTCGAGAAGACACGCAACCTGATGTTTCTCGTCGGGGGCGTCGGCATCATTCTGTCGTTCGCCCTGACGTGGCTGGTGGCTTATCTCTTTGTCCGGCCGATCGTCGAGATCGTTGAAGACGCCGACGAGATCGCCCGGGGCAGACGGGAGAAACGCCTCAAGATCAGGCCCTCAGATGAAATGGGCAGGCTCACGATCTCCCTGAACACCATGCTCGATTCGCTTCAGGCGCGGCGGCGCGAGATCGCCAACTACGCCCGTACGCTCGAGCGCAAGGTGCAGGAACGCACCGCCGACCTGGTTTCCTCCGAAGAGAAATACCGCACGCTGGTCGAGAACATCCCCTTGATCGTCTATCGTCTGCTCGATGACGGGACGACCGAGTTCCTGAACCCTTACTTTACTGAAAAGCTGGGGTATTCGATCGAGGAGGCGGTCGGCAACAAGCGCTTCTGGTGGGAGAAGGTCTGCGGATACACCGGCGGGCCGGAAGACGACATGGTCCGGCACTGCTGGGAGAACGGGGCGGAGCTGCGCGTCGAGCGGGTCATCAAATCCAGAAAAGGTGAAGAACTCATTTTTATCGATCACGCCATCCCGGCCTTGGACGAGCACGGCAATGTGAAGTGGGTGGACGGCACGATGGTCGATATCACCGAGCTGAAGCACCTGCAGGAGCGGACCCTGCAGACGGAAGAGATCCGTGTCCTCGGTGAGATCTCGGCGCGTTTCGCCCACGAGATCCGCAACCCGCTGGCTATTGCGGGGGGGTTCGCCCGGCGCCTCTGCAACGCCATGTCCCAGGATGACCCCCATTACAAGTTCGCCCAGATCATCGTGGAGGAGGTTGCCCGCCTGGAGGACATTCTCCAGATCATCCTTTCGTCCATCGAGCCGTTTACCTTGACGGTCTCCCGCGTAGACCTCAACAAAAGCCTGCAGCACTGCCTCGACGAGTTGGAAGAATCGATCCAGGTGAGGCAAATTCATTTGGAGACGATCTTCGATCCGGCGCTGGAGTCGATCGAGGGGGATTCCGATCTGCTCCACCGGGCCTTCGAGTGCCTGCTGAAGCATGCTGTAGTCTCCTCGCCGCGCAACGACTCACTGCTCGTCGCAACAGAGAAGAGGAATGGCACCTGCGTGGTCAAGATCAGCCACCGGGCGGAGGGCCTCGGGGACGAGGACCTCGAGCAGTTCTTCTTCCCGCGCATCACGGGAAAGACCGGGTCCGATATCAAGGACCTGCCTCTGGCGAAGGTCATCATTCACCGGCACGGAGGCAAGGTCACCGTCCAGCGCGAGATCGAAGGGCGCATCCTGCTGCGGATAGAATTGCCGGTGATTCTGCCGAAACCGCGGGGGGGAAAAGGCCGACAGGTACGTTCGGCGAATTGA
- a CDS encoding conserved hypothetical protein (Evidence 4 : Unknown function but conserved in other organisms), with protein sequence MNEQEKMVYDAMVKAGAPVRPGDIAKNIGIDGKEVSKIINSLKKQGKVFSPKRCFYAPGSE encoded by the coding sequence ATGAACGAACAGGAAAAAATGGTCTACGACGCTATGGTCAAGGCCGGCGCGCCGGTTCGCCCTGGAGACATCGCCAAAAACATCGGCATCGACGGCAAGGAGGTCTCCAAAATCATCAACTCGCTGAAAAAGCAAGGCAAGGTATTTTCCCCCAAACGCTGTTTTTACGCTCCGGGCTCCGAGTAA